In Xanthomonas fragariae, the genomic window CGGTGCCCCGGCCTTCGATGTGGCGATCGACTTCAGCTTGCCACAGGGCTTCGCACCGATCCTGGCGTTATGCGCGCAGCGCGGCAAACCGCTGGTATCTGGCACCACCGGATTGGACGAAGCGCAACGCGCGGCGTTGCGCGATGCAGCGCAGCATATCCCGTTGCTGTGGGCGTCCAATTTCAGTCTTGGCGTTGCGGTGTTGACCGAGTTGGTGGAACGTGCCGCCGGCAGCTTGCCGGGCTGGGATTGCGACATCCTCGAAGCGCATCACGTGCACAAGCAGGACGCGCCCTCCGGTACCGCACTGACGCTGGGCGAAGCGGCCACTGGCAGCGGCGCGCAGCCGCGCTACGCCAGCTTGCGTGCCGGCGACATCGTCGGCGAACACACGGTGCAGTTCACCGGGCTGGGCGAGCGGGTCGAGTTGGTCCACCGCGCCACCAATCGCGACATCTTCGCGCGCGGTGCCTTGCATGCGGCCAAGCGACTGATCGGCAAGCCGCCCGGCAGCTACCGGGTGCGCGACCTGGTGCTGTAACCCGGCGCGCCACCGCGCATGAACGGCAGCTAGCAGCACCGGCCGATTCATGCCGCCGCTGCGATGACGGCGCGGCATCCGCCATTCTTCAGGCTGGCATGCAGGCGCACTTGCCTTTACAATTCTCGCTTGCCCGAACCAGCGTCGGACCGGTCCTCCACACCGAGTCCGCGCTTTGCTGCAACCGGAATTTGGCCGGAAGCGCATCGGAGTCCCAGGCAGCCAGAGCGAGACCCCACGTGACCCAACCCGCAATCCTTGTCCTCGAAGACGGCACCGTGTTCGAGGGCGAATCCGTAGGCGCCAACGGGCTTTTAGGCGCCAACGGGCTTTCCGTCGGTGAAGTGGTGTTCAACACCGCCATGACCGGCTATCAGGAAGTCCTGACCGATCCCTCCTACGCCCGCCAGATGGTCACGTTGACCTACCCGCATATCGGCAATACCGGTTTTACCGATCAGGATGACGAAGCCAGCAAGATCTGGGCCGCCGGCCTGATCGTGCGCGATGTGCCGCGTCGCCCCAGCAGCTGGCGCAGCCAGGTGGCCTTGCCAGAGTGGCTGCAGGCCCGCGGTGTGGTCGCCATTTCCGGCATCGACACCCGCAAGCTGACCCGCCTGCTGCGTCAGAAGGGCGCCCAGAACGGCGCGTTGATGGCCGGCGAGATCGACCTTGAAAAGGCGCTGGAAGCCGCACGCAATTTCCCCGGCCTGAAGAGCATGGATCTGGCCAAGGTGGTCTCCACCAAGGCGACTTACGGTTGGCAGGAAGGTCAGCTGGATCTCAACTCCGACACCTTTCTTGGCCTAGGTGCGTTGAATGTTGGAAAGTCCGCACGTGGAACTGCGGGCTCCGGCGAGGGACTCGCATTCAATGTTGTCGCGTACGACTACGGCGTCAAGCTCAGCATTCTGCGCATGCTGGCCGAACGTGGTTGCGACGTCACCGTGGTGCCGGCGCAGATGCCGGTGGCCGAGGTGTTGGCGATGCAGCCTGACGGCGTGTTCCTGTCCAATGGCCCGGGCGATCCGGAGCCGTGCGATTACGCCATCAGCGCGATCCAGGAATTGATCGCCAAGAAGGTGCCGACCTTCGGCATCTGCCTGGGCCATCAGCTGCTGGCGCTGGCCGCTGGCGCCAGGACGGTCAAGATGACCACCGGCCACCACGGCGCCAATCACCCGGTGCAGGATCTGGACGGTGGGCGGGTGATGATTACCTCGCAGAACCACGGCTTTGCGGTCGACGAAAGCACGCTGCCGGCCAATGTGCGTGTGACCCATCGTTCGTTGTTCGATGGCACCAATCAGGGCATCGCGCTGACCGATGCACCGGCGTTCTCGTTCCAGGGCCACCCGGAAGCCTCGCCGGGCCCGCGCGATGTGGGGCTGTTGTTCGATCGGTTTGTGGCGCTAATGGCTGAAGCGAAAGCTTGAACCCCGTCCCGGGCCACATGCTCGCTCTGATGACTGCATCGCATACCGTCGGCCCCAGTGGAGATCCCAATGCTTGATCGCATCGACATCGAAGGTTTGAAGGGAGTTGGCAAGGTAGAGCTGCAGTTCGACGCCTCCAGCCGGGCGCGCGTGCTTTTTGGTGTCAACGGCGTTGGCAAGACTAAATCGTTAGAGGCCATCTATGGTGTATTGCTATTCACCAATGAGGAGCTCTTGCGGGTCAAGGGTGAGCGGTTAGCCAATCTAGAGAAATGCGTGCCCGCGTCCAACGTCCTTATCGACGATGCGCAGTACCTTCTTGATAAGCCTTCGCAGCAGGTCGTAGAAGTAAGAAGTGTTGCTTCACAGGCGGTGCGTCACTCGCGTCCCTTGGTTTACATCGGGGCGGGTGGGCGGTCGTCGGTGGGACGTCAGCCTACATCCATTGCGGCACTGGGAAACTTTGAAGAACGTAGGTCTCAGCATTTTGATGTGTTGTTACAGGAGTGCGAGAGCGGCTCGTTGCGCTCTGCCGGCATGGATGCGGACATCCGCGTGTGGTTCATACAGCGTGCGCAGTCGGTCAATCCTTTTCAGGTTGAAAAGGACAACCTGCGTAACGAGATCGAATCGGTATTGAAGCTGTTGCATCGCATCGATCAGCGCGTGCATGCGGAGCGCTTGCAGATTGACGGCTCGCAGCGCGTTTATCTGAGTGTTGAAGGCCGGATGGTCGAGCTGGGGGAGCTCAGTTCGGGTTTTGCCTCGGTGGTGAAGCTTTTCCAGGCGATCATCTCCGGGTATGCCGGTTTCAGCAATTCCAAGGATCTCCAAAACCAGCCAGGCGTGGTGCTAATCGATGAAATCGAAAGTCATCTCCACGTTGGTTGGCAGGTAAGTATCGTCAGACATTTGAAAGCGCTTTTCCCGAACACCCAGTTCTTCATCAGCACCCACTCGCCGCTCGTGTTGACCCAGCTGGAGCAGGGAGAGGCCTATCTGCTAGAACGCGACGCGGAAGACGGAGTCGTCAGATCGTCTGTTATCGACTCGCCCAACATGAAGGCATTTGCGGATGTGCTTGAAGAGACCTTTGGGGTCGATCTCAATGCGCTCAAGCGCGATGCGCTTGTTAGCGAAGACCAGTCCGCCACCAAACGTGCACTGCTGGATCTGATCAGGCAGCGCAGCGATCGCCAGGGTGGGGAGCAAGCATGACCCGTCTGGTACTACTGGATGCCAACCTGCTGATCGGCGCACTGGACGGGGAGGAGGGAAGCGCGGCTCACGAAGCCTCGCTGTCGACGTTTGAGGCGCTGGTCGCCGATCCGGACGTCAAGATAGCGATCTCCCCGCTGATTCGATACGAAGTGCTGCGCGGTATGGACCAGGCGGATGTCGAGGCGGTGAACGCCATCCTCAACGATATGAAGGAGTTCGAGGTACGGGGCCAAGAGGCCATACGTGCTGCGGAAGTATTCCGGAAAGCTCGCCAGACCAATGTAAAGCTGGATAAGCGCAAGTTCGACGTATTCCATTGCGTCTGCGCGGAAATCAATGAACTCGAGATGCTCAGCAAGGATGAGGATGTCGAGATGATTCAAAAACTTATGAAGGCCTGAAGAAGAAAATGCCCAAGCGCAGTGATCTCAAGACCATCCTCATCATCGGCGCAGGCCCGATTGTCATCGGCCAAGCCTGCGAGTTCGATTACTCCGGCGCGCAGGCGTGCAAGGCGCTGCGCGACGAGGGCTATCACGTGGTGCTGGTCAACAGCAATCCGGCCACGATCATGACCGACCCGGACATGGCCGATACGGTGTACATCGAGCCGATCAACTGGCAGACGGTCGAGAAGATCATCGCCAAGGAAAAGCCCGATGCGCTGCTGCCGACCATGGGCGGACAGACCGCGCTTAATTGCGCTCTGGATCTGGCCGAACACGGCGTGCTGGAGAAGTACAACGTCGAGCTGATCGGCGCCAAGCGCCAAGCGATCCGCATGGCCGAAGATCGCGAGCTGTTCCGCGTGGCAATGGGCGAAATTGGCCTGGATTGCCCCAAGGCCGAAGTGGCGCACACGCTGGAAGAAGCGCTGGATATCCAGACCCGCGTCGGCTACCCGACCATCATTCGCCCTAGCTTTACCCTGGGTGGCAGCGGCGGCGGCATCGCCTACAACCGCGAAGAGCTGATCGAGATCGTCGGCCGTGGCCTGGAGCTGTCGCCGACCACCGAAGTGCTGGTGGAAGAGTCGGTGCTGGGCTGGAAGGAATTCGAGATGGAAGTTGTCCGCGACACCGCGGACAACTGCATCATCGTCTGCGCGATCGAAAACCTCGACCCGATGGGCGTGCACACCGGCGACTCGATCACCGTGGCGCCGGCACAGACGCTTACCGACAAGGAATATCAGCGCCTGCGCGATGCCTCGATCGCGGTATTGCGCAAGATTGGTGTGGATACCGGCGGCTCCAACGTGCAGTTCGGCATCAGCCCGACCACTGGCCGGGTGGTGGTGATCGAAATGAATCCGCGCGTGTCGCGTTCGTCGGCGCTGGCGTCCAAGGCCACCGGCTTCCCGATCGCCAAGGTCGCCGCCAAGCTGGCGGTGGGTTACACGCTGGACGAATTGAAGAACGAGATCACCGGCGGTCTGACACCGGCCTCGTTCGAGCCGTCGATCGACTACGTGGTCACCAAGATTCCGCGTTTTGCGTTCGAGAAATTCCCGCAGGCCGATGCGCGTTTGACTACGCAGATGAAGTCGGTGGGCGAGGTGATGGCAATGGGTCGCACCTTCCAGGAATCGCTGCAGAAAGCGCTGCGTGGTCTGGAAACCGGCAAGATCGGCCTGGACCCGACCGGCCTGGATCTGAGTAGCGAAGACGATATCGCCGCGCTCAAGCGCGAGCTCAAGGCACCGGGCCCGGAGCGCCTGTTCTACGTGGCCGATGCGTTCCGCGCCGGGATGACGGTGGCCGACGTCTACGCGCTGTCGTTCATCGATCCGTGGTTCCTGGATCAGATCGAAGAACTGATTAGCCACGAGCAGCAGCTGGCCCACGACGGCATGGCGTCGCTGGATGCGGCGCGGCTGCGTACGCTCAAGCGCGCCGGTTTCTCCGATGCGCGTCTGGCCGAGCTGACCGGCACCAACGAAGAGTCGGTACGCACGCTGCGTCGCGCGCTGAAAGTGCGCCCGGTCTACAAGCGCGTGGACTCGTGCGCTGCCGAGTTTGCCACCAGCACCGCCTATATGTATTCGACCTACGAGGACGAGTGCGAAGCGCTGCCAAGCAATCGCGACAAGATCATGATCCTCGGCGGTGGCCCCAACCGTATCGGCCAGGGCATCGAGTTCGATTACTGCTGCGTGCATGCGGCGCTAGCGCTGCGCGATGACGGTTACGAAACCATTATGGTCAACTGCAATCCGGAGACCGTCTCCACCGATTACGACACCTCCGACCGTCTGTATTTCGAGCCGCTGACGCTGGAAGACGTGCTGGAAATCGTCGAGCTGGAGCAGCCCAAGGGCGTGATCGTGCATTACGGCGGCCAGACCCCGCTGAAACTGGCGCGTGCGCTGGAAGCCAACGGCGTGCCGGTGATCGGCACCTCTCCCGATTCGATCGATCTAGCCGAAGACCGCGAGCGTTTCCAGCAGCTGGTCGACAAATTGGGCCTGAAGCAGCCGCCGAACCGCATCGCCCGCAATGCCGAAGAGGCGTTGGTGCTGGCGCGCGAAATCGGCTACCCGCTGGTGGTGCGCCCGAGCTATGTGCTGGGCGGCCGCGCGATGGAAATCGTGTATGGCGAATCCGACCTGGCGCGCTATGTGCGCGATGCGGTCAAAGTCTCCAACGATTCGCCGGTGTTGCTGGATCGCTTCCTCGATAACGCGGTGGAAGTGGACGTGGACATCATTGCCGACAAGGACGGCAAGGTGCTGATCGGCGGGCTGATGGAACATATCGAAGAAGCCGGCGTGCATTCGGGCGATTCGTCCTGCTCGCTGCCGCCGTACTCGCTTTCGCCCAAGACCCAGGCCGAGCTGCGCCGCCAGGTGGTGATGCTGGCCGAAGGATTGAACGTGGTCGGCCTGATGAACACCCAGTTCGCAGTGCAGGTCAACGAGGCCGGCGACGATGTGGTGTTTCTGCTGGAAGTAAATCCGCGCGCCTCGCGCACCGTGCCGTTTGTCTCCAAGGCGATCGGCATTCCCTTGGCCAAGATCGCCGCGCGCTGCATGGCCGGCAAGACGTTGGCCGAGCAGGGCGCCACCAAGGAAATCGTGCCGAACTACTACTCGGTGAAGGAGGCGATCTTCCCGTTCGCCAAGTTCCAGGGCGTGGACCCGATTCTTGGGCCGGAGATGCGTTCCACCGGTGAAGTGATGGGCGTGGGCCGCAGCTTCAGCGCTGCGTTTGCACGGGCCCAGGAAGCCGGTGGCATCAAGGCGCCGCCGGTGGGCAAGGCATTCGTGTCGGTACGTGACCCGGACAAGCACCGCGTGCTGCCGGTGGCGCAGGCATTGGTGGAGCGTGGCTTCACTCTGGTTGCCACCCGCGGCACCGGCGCCTGGCTGCAGCAGAACGGGCTGACCTGCGACATCGTCAACAAGGTGGCCGAAGGTCGCCCGCATATCGTCGATTCGATCAAGAATGGCGACATTGTGTACATCGTCAACACCACTGAAGGTCGCGCCGCCATCTCGGATTCGTTCTCGATCCGGCGCGAAGCGCTGCAGCATCGCGTGACCTATTCGACCACTGTCGCCGGCGCCAAGGCGCTGGTGCATTCGCTGGAATTCCGCGGCACCGGCCCCGTCTGGTCGCTGCAGGAACTGCACAAGGAGCTGGAAGCATGAGAGCACCCATGACGTCGAAGGGCGCGCTACGTTTGCGCGAGGAACTTGATCAGTTGAAGTCGGTCAAGCGTCCAGCAGTGATCGCGGCGATCGCCGAAGCGCGTGCGCACGGCGATCTGAAGGAGAATGCCGAATACCACGCCGCGCGCGAGCAGCAAAGCTTTATCGAAGGCCGCATCAAGCAGCTGGAAGGCGAGCTCTCGCATGCCGAGATCATCGACATCACCAAGCTGTCGGCCGGCAGCAAAATCGTGTTTGGTGCGACGGTGACGCTGGCCGATACCGAGACCGATGAGGAAAAACGCTACCAGATCGTTGGCGATCTGGAAGCCGACATTAAGATGGGCCTGATCGCGATTTCCTCGCCACTGGCACGTGCGTTGATCGGCAAGC contains:
- a CDS encoding PIN domain-containing protein — protein: MTRLVLLDANLLIGALDGEEGSAAHEASLSTFEALVADPDVKIAISPLIRYEVLRGMDQADVEAVNAILNDMKEFEVRGQEAIRAAEVFRKARQTNVKLDKRKFDVFHCVCAEINELEMLSKDEDVEMIQKLMKA
- the carB gene encoding carbamoyl-phosphate synthase large subunit; its protein translation is MPKRSDLKTILIIGAGPIVIGQACEFDYSGAQACKALRDEGYHVVLVNSNPATIMTDPDMADTVYIEPINWQTVEKIIAKEKPDALLPTMGGQTALNCALDLAEHGVLEKYNVELIGAKRQAIRMAEDRELFRVAMGEIGLDCPKAEVAHTLEEALDIQTRVGYPTIIRPSFTLGGSGGGIAYNREELIEIVGRGLELSPTTEVLVEESVLGWKEFEMEVVRDTADNCIIVCAIENLDPMGVHTGDSITVAPAQTLTDKEYQRLRDASIAVLRKIGVDTGGSNVQFGISPTTGRVVVIEMNPRVSRSSALASKATGFPIAKVAAKLAVGYTLDELKNEITGGLTPASFEPSIDYVVTKIPRFAFEKFPQADARLTTQMKSVGEVMAMGRTFQESLQKALRGLETGKIGLDPTGLDLSSEDDIAALKRELKAPGPERLFYVADAFRAGMTVADVYALSFIDPWFLDQIEELISHEQQLAHDGMASLDAARLRTLKRAGFSDARLAELTGTNEESVRTLRRALKVRPVYKRVDSCAAEFATSTAYMYSTYEDECEALPSNRDKIMILGGGPNRIGQGIEFDYCCVHAALALRDDGYETIMVNCNPETVSTDYDTSDRLYFEPLTLEDVLEIVELEQPKGVIVHYGGQTPLKLARALEANGVPVIGTSPDSIDLAEDRERFQQLVDKLGLKQPPNRIARNAEEALVLAREIGYPLVVRPSYVLGGRAMEIVYGESDLARYVRDAVKVSNDSPVLLDRFLDNAVEVDVDIIADKDGKVLIGGLMEHIEEAGVHSGDSSCSLPPYSLSPKTQAELRRQVVMLAEGLNVVGLMNTQFAVQVNEAGDDVVFLLEVNPRASRTVPFVSKAIGIPLAKIAARCMAGKTLAEQGATKEIVPNYYSVKEAIFPFAKFQGVDPILGPEMRSTGEVMGVGRSFSAAFARAQEAGGIKAPPVGKAFVSVRDPDKHRVLPVAQALVERGFTLVATRGTGAWLQQNGLTCDIVNKVAEGRPHIVDSIKNGDIVYIVNTTEGRAAISDSFSIRREALQHRVTYSTTVAGAKALVHSLEFRGTGPVWSLQELHKELEA
- the carA gene encoding glutamine-hydrolyzing carbamoyl-phosphate synthase small subunit, coding for MTQPAILVLEDGTVFEGESVGANGLLGANGLSVGEVVFNTAMTGYQEVLTDPSYARQMVTLTYPHIGNTGFTDQDDEASKIWAAGLIVRDVPRRPSSWRSQVALPEWLQARGVVAISGIDTRKLTRLLRQKGAQNGALMAGEIDLEKALEAARNFPGLKSMDLAKVVSTKATYGWQEGQLDLNSDTFLGLGALNVGKSARGTAGSGEGLAFNVVAYDYGVKLSILRMLAERGCDVTVVPAQMPVAEVLAMQPDGVFLSNGPGDPEPCDYAISAIQELIAKKVPTFGICLGHQLLALAAGARTVKMTTGHHGANHPVQDLDGGRVMITSQNHGFAVDESTLPANVRVTHRSLFDGTNQGIALTDAPAFSFQGHPEASPGPRDVGLLFDRFVALMAEAKA
- a CDS encoding AAA family ATPase — encoded protein: MLDRIDIEGLKGVGKVELQFDASSRARVLFGVNGVGKTKSLEAIYGVLLFTNEELLRVKGERLANLEKCVPASNVLIDDAQYLLDKPSQQVVEVRSVASQAVRHSRPLVYIGAGGRSSVGRQPTSIAALGNFEERRSQHFDVLLQECESGSLRSAGMDADIRVWFIQRAQSVNPFQVEKDNLRNEIESVLKLLHRIDQRVHAERLQIDGSQRVYLSVEGRMVELGELSSGFASVVKLFQAIISGYAGFSNSKDLQNQPGVVLIDEIESHLHVGWQVSIVRHLKALFPNTQFFISTHSPLVLTQLEQGEAYLLERDAEDGVVRSSVIDSPNMKAFADVLEETFGVDLNALKRDALVSEDQSATKRALLDLIRQRSDRQGGEQA
- the dapB gene encoding 4-hydroxy-tetrahydrodipicolinate reductase, whose translation is MTTSPVKVLIYGASGRMGKALLRLAAEDEALHVVGAVVGRSPSQRVVEGVPYFAASELGGAPAFDVAIDFSLPQGFAPILALCAQRGKPLVSGTTGLDEAQRAALRDAAQHIPLLWASNFSLGVAVLTELVERAAGSLPGWDCDILEAHHVHKQDAPSGTALTLGEAATGSGAQPRYASLRAGDIVGEHTVQFTGLGERVELVHRATNRDIFARGALHAAKRLIGKPPGSYRVRDLVL
- the greA gene encoding transcription elongation factor GreA: MTSKGALRLREELDQLKSVKRPAVIAAIAEARAHGDLKENAEYHAAREQQSFIEGRIKQLEGELSHAEIIDITKLSAGSKIVFGATVTLADTETDEEKRYQIVGDLEADIKMGLIAISSPLARALIGKLEGDSVTIDAPAGQREYEVVSVAYLD